The genomic DNA TCGGCATCGAGCTTTGCGAGTTTTGCATCGCGGGTCGCACGCTCATGTCCGTGCGTTCGATTGATGCGTGCGCGCTGAACGCTGTCGGGGTCTTGCAGAGCCGCAATGAAGAAGCGAACTAGCCTTGGATGCTGCAAAACGGTCTCCTCTCGAACTGACCAACGCGCTACTCCTACACGAGCCCCATTAACACATCGATCGCTATATTTGCTGTCGTCGACTTGAATCCACAACTCTGCCGCGTCATATGTAGTGAAGACAACTTTGTTGACAGAGGCATGACATGGCAAACTTCGGCAATCCCGCTTTCGGCGCAGCGATGGGCAATGCGGGCGGCATGATGCTTCTAGCCGCCGGTGGCGTCGGCCTCATCAACGCTTTGGGCGACGGCATCGCGGCCGCACGCGAGGCTCGCTACCAAGCGCGCTATGACGACGCGCTCGATACGGCGATCAACCACGCAAACGAGATGACGGCCATGGCGCGTGCCGCGATGGAAATGCTCGCCGAACTCGAAGCGGAGAACATCCGTCTCCGCGCCGCATGCCAGCAGCGTCAGGCCCACATTGACCGCCGCAAGAAGGGCCGTGCGCAATGAACGAGATGACTGACGAACAGTGGCAACGCATCCGTCAGCATTTCGGGGACGTCGCCTACGAACACCCCGAAATGGCGGACATGATGCTCGAGATCGTCGAGCAGCTGGAAACTGTTGGTTTCCGCGCGGAACTGAGCCGGTTAGGCGCATAATTTCCATTGAGAATTGAGCCATGTGAACCTTCCCCTCAACGCGGTGAGCGACGGGGGCAACGGAGTGATCCACATGGGACTTTTAAACATCATCCGTCGGATGGCACTGCGCGAGAAGCTGTCGGTTCGCGAGATCAGCCGACGAACCGGATTGTCGCGCAACACGATCGCGAAGTACTTGAGCGCTGGCACGATCGAACCGAAGTTCGCGATACCAGAGCGACCAAGCAAGCTCGATCCTTTTGCCGATAAACTGGCCGGCTGGCTGAAGACCGAGGCCGGGAAGTCGCGCAAGCAGCGTCGAACGTTGAAGCAGGTTCACGCCGATCTGGTGGCTCTTGGCTTTGCCGGTTCTTATGGCCGGGTGGCCGCTTTCGCCCGTGATTGGCGGGCTGATCGGCAGCGTGAGCAGCAGACGACGGGCCGCGGCATATTCGTTCCGCTGTCTTTCCGCCCAGGTGAGGCATTCCAGTTCGATTGGAGCGAGGACTATGCCGTCATAGGCGGAGAGCGCGTGAAGCTTCAGGTCGCGCACATCAAGCTGTCGCACAGTCGGGCTTTTCTGGTCAGAGCCTACCTGCTGCAAACGCACGAGATGCTCTTTGACGCCCATTGGCACGGCTTCCGTGTGTTCGGCGGCGTACCTTGTCGCGGCATCTACGATAACATGAAGACAGCAGTCGATCGCGTCGGCCGCGGCAAGGAGCGACAGGTCAATATCCGCTTCCTCGCGATGACGAACCACTACGTCTTTGCGCCTGAGTTTTGCAATCCCGCCGCAGGATGGGAGAAGGGCCAGGTCGAGAAGAATGTTCAGGATGCCCGACCGCGGCTGTGGCAGCAGATGCCGGACTTTCCGGATTTGCTGGCGTTGAATACCTGGTTGGAACAGCATTGCCAGGACCTGTGGCGGGAGACGCCGCATGGCACCTTGTCCGGTACGATCGCGGATGTTTGGGCTGATGAGCGGGCAGCATTGATGGCATTGCCTACCGCTTTTGACGGCTTCGTCGAGCAGAGCAAGCGCGTCTCGCCGACATGCCTGATCACCTTCGAGCGTAATCGTTACAGCGTGCCTGCGTCTTTTGCGAACCGGCCCGTCAGCCTGCGGATTTATCCCGAGCGACTGGTCGTTGCAGCCGAGGGCAATATCCTCTGCGAACATCCGCGGATCATAGAACGCAGTCACGACAAGCCACCACGAACGATTTACGACTGGCGGCATTACCTTGCCGTCATCCAGCGCAAGCCCGGTGCCCTGCGCAATGGCGCACCCTTCCTGGAATTGCCACTGGCCTTTCGGCAACTGCAGGACCAGATGCTTCGCCGCCCCGGTGGTGATCGTGAGATGGCCGATATCCTTGCCCTTGTCCTTCATCACGATGAGCAGGTCGTCGTCAGGGCTGTGGAACTGGCCTTGGATGCGG from Ensifer adhaerens includes the following:
- the istA gene encoding IS21 family transposase; protein product: MGLLNIIRRMALREKLSVREISRRTGLSRNTIAKYLSAGTIEPKFAIPERPSKLDPFADKLAGWLKTEAGKSRKQRRTLKQVHADLVALGFAGSYGRVAAFARDWRADRQREQQTTGRGIFVPLSFRPGEAFQFDWSEDYAVIGGERVKLQVAHIKLSHSRAFLVRAYLLQTHEMLFDAHWHGFRVFGGVPCRGIYDNMKTAVDRVGRGKERQVNIRFLAMTNHYVFAPEFCNPAAGWEKGQVEKNVQDARPRLWQQMPDFPDLLALNTWLEQHCQDLWRETPHGTLSGTIADVWADERAALMALPTAFDGFVEQSKRVSPTCLITFERNRYSVPASFANRPVSLRIYPERLVVAAEGNILCEHPRIIERSHDKPPRTIYDWRHYLAVIQRKPGALRNGAPFLELPLAFRQLQDQMLRRPGGDREMADILALVLHHDEQVVVRAVELALDAGVATKTHVLNLLHRLIDGKTTDGPDIDTPQALTLLREPKANVERYDGLRVRIVGGRHAS